Proteins encoded in a region of the Teredinibacter purpureus genome:
- a CDS encoding DUF6316 family protein, which yields MNRTGDTNTPPNRSKRFFEKGEYWYYSTREGVDIGPFDTLHEAETGASDFIDFILHAEPEVLQTLERYASKAA from the coding sequence ATGAACAGAACAGGCGACACTAACACCCCCCCTAATCGCTCAAAGCGCTTTTTTGAGAAAGGAGAATACTGGTATTACAGCACACGTGAAGGTGTTGATATTGGGCCTTTCGATACCTTGCATGAAGCAGAAACCGGCGCCAGTGATTTTATAGATTTTATATTGCACGCGGAGCCAGAGGTCCTGCAGACCCTCGAGCGCTACGCTAGTAAAGCAGCTTAA
- a CDS encoding Spy/CpxP family protein refolding chaperone, with the protein MKTSSSVMIMALLATFAFSVAVAAPFGGKCGRDGERGIPLLMLERVVDLTSEQRVELEALMSEMAPMSRPAARGAIRGAIFQLDADSADYQLQVEALATSAAERARERVLQRAALHAKVQEVLTQEQRSELQAFHNDRMAMKKGGRQPW; encoded by the coding sequence ATGAAAACATCAAGTTCGGTAATGATAATGGCGCTTCTTGCGACTTTTGCATTTTCGGTAGCAGTAGCAGCCCCTTTTGGTGGCAAATGTGGGCGAGACGGTGAACGAGGAATACCACTGCTCATGTTGGAAAGGGTCGTAGATCTTACGTCAGAGCAAAGAGTTGAATTAGAGGCTTTGATGTCTGAGATGGCCCCCATGAGCAGGCCTGCTGCTAGGGGGGCAATTAGAGGCGCAATATTCCAGTTAGACGCAGACTCTGCAGATTATCAGCTACAAGTGGAGGCTCTGGCGACATCGGCGGCTGAGCGCGCGCGCGAACGGGTATTACAGCGCGCAGCGCTTCACGCTAAAGTTCAAGAGGTTTTGACGCAAGAGCAACGCTCCGAGTTGCAAGCGTTCCACAATGATAGGATGGCGATGAAAAAGGGCGGGCGTCAGCCTTGGTGA
- a CDS encoding response regulator transcription factor encodes MENTIPTILLVDDDIELCNLLAEYLSGEGFEAVTSHTGQDAITCIQSNPTISAVVLDIMMPGMSGLEVLRQIRPQSDIPIIMLTGRGDDIDRILGLEMGADDYLGKPCNPRELVARLRAILRRTHNQISNSPDQPLQLHGITLRISALSVHVNDNQLNLTSAEFNTLQLLLQKAGHTLSKQLLTEAVLHRKLEPYDRSIDVHISRLRQKLSAEGVGDVIKSVRGIGYQMVTE; translated from the coding sequence ATGGAAAACACGATACCAACAATACTTCTCGTCGATGACGACATTGAGCTGTGCAATTTACTTGCAGAGTACCTTTCTGGTGAGGGGTTCGAAGCCGTTACCTCTCACACAGGACAAGATGCCATTACGTGCATACAATCCAATCCGACTATTTCTGCCGTGGTATTAGACATTATGATGCCTGGTATGTCTGGGCTAGAGGTATTACGACAAATACGCCCGCAAAGTGATATCCCCATTATTATGCTAACAGGGAGAGGCGACGACATAGATAGAATCCTCGGTCTCGAAATGGGCGCAGATGACTACCTTGGGAAACCCTGCAACCCACGTGAGCTTGTTGCGCGTCTTCGCGCTATTTTACGCCGCACACACAATCAAATTAGCAACTCACCCGACCAGCCGCTTCAACTACACGGTATAACACTGCGCATCAGCGCGCTTAGCGTTCACGTGAACGATAATCAATTAAACCTTACCAGCGCCGAATTTAATACCTTGCAACTTTTATTACAGAAAGCAGGACACACGCTATCCAAACAACTCCTGACAGAAGCCGTATTACACCGAAAACTTGAACCTTACGACCGTAGCATAGACGTACACATTAGCCGGCTACGACAAAAACTCTCCGCAGAAGGGGTTGGCGATGTCATAAAATCTGTGCGCGGTATTGGCTACCAGATGGTCACGGAATAA
- a CDS encoding sensor histidine kinase, which produces MMLFNRIYWRIFFSFWIAIITITFATVYVVINTLQTADFLQRHQETVAALAKDIIERYEAAGEALPSPLEPLKIRRFDPSHSPLRPLRNMPPQERERFHSPGFNITGQDGTTIFQHRFNFQKNGPILQFELNSSTGRTYRVQTFKPPLPAFFKTAIKRFFSVHLILILIVSTLVSASLSWSLTRPLKLLGQFSRRYAEENDKTPIAKNLLARGDEIGDLAIDMHFMTGKIEASLTAQQQLLYDVSHELRAPLARLQASAALIEQTLSSTQHTDRIHSECDRINNLIQQILDYSRLNRDTEALVSIEIVAFLKNLIDTIQFEYTNRHFIFTPSVDTLTVTALPRALASALDNILRNACKYSPKERPVEIEVIQKSDTLSIIIRDHGAGVNDYELEKLLMPFYRSGNRMHTEGFGLGLSIAKQAMDKHHGQLILSNHAEGGLRVECKLPIKTK; this is translated from the coding sequence ATGATGTTATTTAACAGGATTTACTGGCGTATATTTTTTTCGTTTTGGATCGCCATTATCACCATCACATTTGCCACCGTTTATGTCGTCATCAACACGCTGCAAACTGCCGATTTTCTGCAGCGCCACCAAGAAACCGTCGCCGCTCTCGCCAAGGACATCATTGAGCGTTATGAAGCAGCGGGTGAAGCCCTTCCCTCGCCACTAGAGCCTCTCAAGATAAGACGTTTTGACCCATCACATTCGCCACTACGTCCGCTCAGAAACATGCCCCCACAGGAACGAGAAAGATTTCACTCACCGGGTTTCAACATTACTGGCCAAGACGGCACCACCATTTTTCAACATCGCTTTAACTTTCAAAAAAACGGGCCAATACTGCAGTTCGAGCTTAATAGCAGCACCGGTCGAACGTACCGAGTACAGACATTTAAACCTCCGTTACCGGCCTTTTTTAAAACGGCTATTAAGCGTTTTTTCTCGGTGCATCTAATATTGATTCTTATCGTATCGACACTGGTTAGCGCTTCGCTAAGCTGGAGTTTAACTCGCCCCTTAAAACTACTGGGGCAGTTCAGCCGAAGGTATGCAGAAGAAAATGACAAAACACCCATTGCAAAAAATTTGCTTGCGCGCGGCGATGAGATTGGTGATCTCGCAATCGATATGCATTTTATGACAGGAAAAATTGAAGCATCGCTTACTGCACAGCAACAGCTGCTTTACGATGTATCTCACGAATTGCGCGCTCCTCTGGCACGTTTACAAGCCAGCGCAGCCTTAATAGAGCAGACGCTCTCCTCCACTCAGCATACTGACCGTATTCATAGTGAGTGTGATCGTATCAACAATTTAATCCAACAAATTCTCGATTATTCACGATTAAACCGCGACACTGAAGCCCTAGTTTCTATCGAAATAGTCGCCTTTCTAAAAAACCTCATCGACACAATACAATTTGAATACACAAACCGACATTTCATTTTCACGCCATCCGTTGACACACTCACGGTAACGGCTCTACCCCGTGCACTTGCCAGCGCACTGGACAATATTTTACGCAACGCGTGCAAATACTCACCGAAAGAACGCCCCGTTGAGATTGAGGTAATACAAAAGTCGGATACACTCAGTATTATTATTCGCGATCATGGCGCTGGCGTTAACGATTATGAATTAGAAAAACTGCTGATGCCGTTCTACCGTTCTGGCAATAGAATGCATACGGAAGGGTTTGGTTTGGGGCTAAGTATTGCCAAACAGGCCATGGATAAACACCACGGCCAGCTAATACTCTCAAACCACGCGGAAGGTGGTTTGAGAGTAGAATGTAAGCTGCCAATTAAAACTAAGTAA